The following are encoded in a window of Mustela nigripes isolate SB6536 chromosome 1, MUSNIG.SB6536, whole genome shotgun sequence genomic DNA:
- the LOC132011741 gene encoding olfactory receptor 51A7-like, translating into MFALNTSEVEISTFLLIGIPGLEHMHIWISIPICFMYLLAILGNCTILFVIKTEPSLHEPMYYFLSMLALSDLGLSFSSLPSMLKIFLFNALEISADACIAQEFFIHGFTDMESSVLLIMSFDRFLAIRTPLRYSSILTSSRVLHIGLTFAIKSMLLVLPLPFTLKRLRYCNKRLLSHSYCLHQDVMKLACSDNRVNFYYGLFVALCMMSDSMFIAVSYVFILKTVLGIASHGERLKALNTCVSHICAVLIFYVPIITLATMHRFAKHKSPLAMILIADAFLLVPPLMNPIVYCVKTRQIRVKVLEKLSLKSK; encoded by the coding sequence ATGTTTGCTCTCAATACCTCAGAAGTTGAAATATCCACCTTCCTGTTGATTGGGATCCCAGGGCTTGAGCATATGCACATTTGGATCTCCATCCCCATCTGTTTTATGTACCTCCTGGCCATCCTGGGCAACTGCACCATCCTCTTTGTCATCAAGACAGAGCCTTCCCTGCATGAGCCAATGTACTATTTTCTCTCCATGTTGGCCCTATCTGACCTGGgcttgtctttctcttctcttccctccatgcTGAAGATCTTCTTGTTCAATGCTTTGGAGATTTCTGCTGATGCATGTATTGCCCAGGAATTTTTCATCCATGGATTCACAGACATGGAATCTTCGGTGCTTCTAATCATGTCCTTTGATCGCTTTCTAGCTATTCGCACCCCCCTGAGGTATAGCTCCATTCTTACCAGCTCCAGAGTTTTGCATATCGGACTGACATTTGCTATCAAAAGCATGTTACtagttcttcctcttcctttcactttAAAGAGACTCAGGTACTGTAATAAACGCCTGCTCTCACACTCCTATTGCCTCCACCAGGATGTCATGAAACTGGCCTGCTCTGACAATAGGGTTAACTTTTACTATGGTCTGTTTGTTGCACTCTGCATGATGTCAGACAGCATGTTCATTGCAGTTTCCTACGTCTTCATCCTGAAGACCGTATTGGGTATTGCATCCCATGGGGAGCGACTTAAAGCTCTTAATACCTGTGTGTCCCACATCTGTGCTGTGCTTATCTTCTATGTGCCCATCATCACTTTGGCTACCATGCACCGCTTCGCCAAGCATAAATCCCCGTTGGCTATGATTCTGATAGCTGATGCATTCTTGTTGGTACCACCTTTGATGAACCCCATTGTGTATTGTGTAAAAACTCGGCAGATTAGAGTAAAAGTCTTGGAAAAACTGAGTCTAAAGTCTAAATGA
- the LOC132011744 gene encoding olfactory receptor 51F2 encodes MLALNKTNVQSVTFFLTGIPGLKAAQVWISIPFCLLYVIALSGNSMILFVVLREQNLHEPMYYFLSMLSATDLSLSLCTLSTTLGVFWFEAREITLNACIAQMFFLHGFTFMESGVLLAMAFDRFVAICNPLRYTTVLTNARIAQIGMTMLVRNVAVMLPVVLFVKKLSFCSAVVLSHSYCYHVDLIQLSCTDNRINSILGLFALFSTTGFDCPCILLSYVLIIRSVLSIASSEGRLKAFNTCISHISAVAIFYIPLISLSLVHRYGHSAPAFVHTIMANVFLLIPPVLNPIIYSVKTKQIRKAITKVLIQKQQQI; translated from the coding sequence ATGTTGGCCCTCAATAAAACCAATGTTCAATCTGTGACCTTCTTCCTGACGGGCATCCCAggcctgaaagcagcccaggttTGGATCTCCATCCCTTTTTGTCTCCTGTATGTCATCGCCCTCTCTGGGAACAGCATGATCCTATTTGTGGTCCTCCGTGAGCAAAACCTCCATGAACCCATGTATTATTTCCTCTCTATGCTTTCAGCCACGGACCTGAGCTTATCCCTGTGCACCCTTTCCACTACCCTTGGTGTCTTCTGGTTTGAAGCTCGAGAAATCACCTTAAATGCCTGCATTGCCCAGATGTTCTTTCTCCATGGATTTACTTTCATGGAGTCTGGGGTTCTGCTGGCCATGGCCTTTGATCGTTTTGTAGCCATCTGTAATCCACTGAGATACACCACCGTTCTCACCAATGCCAGGATTGCCCAGATTGGGATGACCATGCTGGTACGGAATGTTGCTGTCATGTTACCCGTGGTGCTCTTTGTTAAAAAGCTGTCTTTCTGCAGTGCTGTGGTCCTTTCACATTCTTACTGCTACCATGTTGATCTCATTCAGCTGTCTTGTACAGACAACAGAATCAACAGCATCCTTGGTCTGTTTGCACTTTTCTCCACAACAGGGTTTGACTGCCCTTGCATCTTGCTGTCCTATGTACTGATCATCCGATCTGTTCTCAGCATTGCCTCCTCAGAGGGGCGGCTAAAAGCCTTCAACACCTGCATATCCCACATCAGTGCTGTTGCCATCTTCTACATCCCCCTCATCAGCTTGTCTCTTGTCCATCGCTATGGCCATTCAGCACCTGCATTTGTCCACACCATCATGGCGAATGTCTTCCTTCTCATTCCTCCTGTGCTCAACCCTATCATCTACAGTGTGAAGACTAAGCAGATTCGAAAGGCTATTACCAAGGTCTTAATTCAGAAGCAGCAACAAATCTAA